GCATAACGATTAAACAATAGCGTCTAAAAATAGTGGCTATTTCCACAATATACATTATATACATTTGTGTTTTTAATGTGAGTTACCCAAAATAGTCTAAACTCTGGGAGGTAATGTTAGCATGCTAATTATAAGGAGGGGGAAGTGGAGTCAACATTAGGTTCAGATTTAGCACGATTAGTTCGTGTTTGGCGCGCGCTCATCGATCATCGGCTCAAGCCGTTGGAGCTGACCCAAACGCACTGGGTTACTTTGCACAATATCAATCGCTTGCCGCCGGAGCAGTCGCAAATCCAGCTGGCCAAAGCGATCGGTATCGAGCAACCGTCACTGGTTCGTACGCTGGACCAACTGGAGGAGAAGGGGCTGATCACGCGTCACACCTGTGCCAACGATCGCCGCGCGAAGCGCATCAAGCTGACCGAGGCGGCCGATCCGATCATCAGGGAAGTGGATAGCGTGATCACGTCTACACGTAGTGAGATTTTAAGCGGCATTACCGCCGACGAAGTGCATCTGTTGGTAGGGCTGATTGGCAAGTTAGAACAAAATATCACCGAACTGCAGAACAAATAATAATATTCTTATTTTTCTACGATTACAGTTTCACAGCATCAGAAATAAAACCGGAGGCGATTGCCTCCGGTTTGCCGTTTACGCCGACTGACTTACAGCGGAGATACGGTGATGGTATCGCCCATGCGCGCCATACGTACGCGCTGACCCGGGCTGAACTTGGTGTCGCCTGCTTTCTGCACCACCACGATGTTCTCTTTCTGGTCGGTTTTGATTTCCAGCTCGTAGCCTGAGGTACGACCGGCCACTTCACCGATGCTGTTGCCTGCCGCGCCGCCGGCGATAGCGCCCGCTGCGGTTGCCAGCGTACGGCCGGTGCCGCCGCCAACGGTGTTACCCAACAGTCCGCCAATCACCGCGCCGCCGATCATCCCCATGGTGTTGGAACCTTCGCCGCCCTGAATTTTAACCGGACGTACGGAAACCAGCGTCCCGTAGGTGACGGTCTGCACCTGCTTGGCCTGCGAGGACGAGTAGACGTCGCCGGACATGGATTCATTGGCACAGCCAGCCAGCGTAACGGCGGCGACGGCAACGACGAGAAGACGCTTGATCATATAAAACTCCTGATGGTAGTAGTCCATAACCTGGCAGTGTTCTCCAGGCAAGATTCAGTGAAAATGATAGACAAAGTATGGCTGAAAGTTGGCATATCACCATGCTCCATCACTGCACGCAGCTTAACTTTTCTCTGTTCAACCAATAATAAACCGCAGTTTACCTTTATAACAGCCTTAGCGACATTCCGTTGCCTGTTATGGCACGGTTTAACACATCACATGTGCCACAGCGGCGCCAGGGTAGGATATCTGGCTCACGGCTTGTAAAAAAAGCATCATAATTCATGGCGTTAATCTGGCAATTCTGGTTTATTTGTCAGGGTGAAATTTGCTTACCGCGCGGGTTAGAGGATGTTGCTATGAAGTCAGGCCGCTATATAGGCGTCATGTCCGGCACCAGTCTGGACGGAATTGATGTGGTATTGGCCGCGATCGACGATCGCATGGTGGCGCAGCAGGCCAGCTATAGCCATCCGATGCCGATGGCGCTGAAAAAAGAGATTTTGGGCATGTGCCAGGGGCAACAGACCACGTTGGCCGCCGTTGGCCGGCTGGATGCGCAGCTGGGCTCGCTGTTCGGCGAGGCCGTGCTCGGCCTGCTGAAACAAACCGGCATCGACGCGGAGCATATCACCGCCATCGGTTGCCACGGCCAGACAGTGTGGCACGAACCGGAAGGTGACGCGCGTTTCTCGATGCAGCTCGGTGATAACAACCGCATCGCCGCGCTGACCAATATCACCACCGTCGGCGACTTCCGCCGGCGGGACATGGTCTATGGCGGGCAGGGCGCGCCGCTGGTGCCGGCGTTTCATCAGGCGCTGCTGGGGCATCCTGTCGAACGGCGCATGGTGCTGAACGTTGGCGGCATCGCCAACCTTTCTCTGCTGCTGCCTGGCACGCCGGTGCGCGG
The sequence above is drawn from the Serratia sp. FDAARGOS_506 genome and encodes:
- the slyA gene encoding transcriptional regulator SlyA — encoded protein: MESTLGSDLARLVRVWRALIDHRLKPLELTQTHWVTLHNINRLPPEQSQIQLAKAIGIEQPSLVRTLDQLEEKGLITRHTCANDRRAKRIKLTEAADPIIREVDSVITSTRSEILSGITADEVHLLVGLIGKLEQNITELQNK
- a CDS encoding glycine zipper 2TM domain-containing protein — protein: MIKRLLVVAVAAVTLAGCANESMSGDVYSSSQAKQVQTVTYGTLVSVRPVKIQGGEGSNTMGMIGGAVIGGLLGNTVGGGTGRTLATAAGAIAGGAAGNSIGEVAGRTSGYELEIKTDQKENIVVVQKAGDTKFSPGQRVRMARMGDTITVSPL